Proteins encoded together in one Eubalaena glacialis isolate mEubGla1 chromosome 7, mEubGla1.1.hap2.+ XY, whole genome shotgun sequence window:
- the SMIM40 gene encoding small integral membrane protein 40 codes for MAEEEGDVDEEDVFLTFARRPSPPRGPLRQAMDKAFFIFLVLVLTLLTLEAVYKLLWLLPWAKFGDWLLRTPQMEEELEL; via the coding sequence ATGGCTGAGGAGGAGGGTGATGTGGACGAGGAGGATGTGTTCCTGACGTTTGCCCGGAGGCCCTCTCCTCCCAGGGGTCCCCTGCGGCAGGCCATGGACAAGGCCTTCTTCATCTTCCTGGTCCTCGTCCTGACACTACTGACGCTGGAGGCTGTTTATAAGCTGCTGTGGCTGTTACCATGGGCAAAGTTTGGGGACTGGCTCCTGAGAACACCTCAGATGGAGGAGGAGCTGGAACTGTGA